The DNA region TCCCAACCAGCGGCTTATAAGGCAGGGGCGATGTAGTCGACTCTGGTTTCGGCTTCGTTCGTGGTTACCTGCAGAAAGGTCTCATAGGAAATCGTGCGCTGTCAATGAGCAAGACCCAACGGCTTGGACCGGCTGCGCACCAAGGCGATGAGATCCGCCGCATCCTGACGATCGCGGCAATCGGCGATAAAAAAGATATTGCGGCCGCTCAGCTCTGTAAGATGCCCACGCAAATGATCGCTGTCGGTCACATGCAGCATCAACGCCGCCTGGCCGGTGGCGGAAAAAATATGATCCAGGTCCAGCAGATGGTAAGGCGTTTTGGGATCCCAGGAGACCTGCAGCAGCCGCATCCCCGGCAGCTCCGCGACCCGGGGGACAAAATGCATTTTTTCATTGTGCACGTGATAGAGGGTATGGGGAAACTGCAGACACATCTCCCGTTCATATGGAAATCCAAAGACGTCATAGATCTGCGCATTGCACAACATGGCGGCATCGTTGGATAAATGGCCCAGTCCTGCGGGAAACCAGAAATCCGACAGGAACATGGCATAGCCGCCCTCCACCTCATCGGCCCAGGACAGCAAATGGCGGTAATACCAGATCACCGCGGTGCTCAAAAAACGCATCAGGCGATGAACGAACGCCGGATCATCGTAGAAATCATAAAACAGCTCATCGCCGCGCAACGCATTAGCTATATCCATGGGCGCCATAGTGCCGCGCACGGATAAAAGAAAATCCCCGGATTGCCGGGTTTTCAGATAGCGGTATCCGCGCTGCATGTATTGAAACCAGCGGTTGTGTTCATCACATGTCAACCGCTGCAGGTCCTTCTTGTCGACGATCACGGGAATGGGCAGGCACGTGTCGTGCTGCAAAAACACCTCGCTTCCCAACCACGCCGAGTGCTCTGCGATGCCGAAGCGCGGACACAAGCAGGGAACACAATCGTCATCCAAATCAGCGCCCGCAGCCCATGCAGCACGGCCGCACTCCAGCTGATGGTCCATCCAGCGTTCCAGCTCTCGATCCAGGTTAAAATCGGTCAATGCCGGCATTTCGGGCCGGTCATGGGGAAAACGCGTTTGGATTAAAAAGTGGCCTGGGGTTGTTGCCGCATAAAAAGCTTTACTACGGCTGATCGTGCGATGGATTTTTTCTGCCGGGATCACCGGTCCTCCTCTGTGAGTGTGAAAAAAGCGCGAAGAGACCAGGCGCCACCCTGGCCTTCATGATCCCATCGCGTCTCGAACCCGCAGCCGACCTGGCGCGTGCAGAAAATCAAAGCGGGATATTGCCTAAAACGCTTTCCCCAGATCCTCGTCGCCCGCTCCGCGGTTGTTGCTCTGGTCAATGGCTTCTTCACATCTCCTTCTGAGAAAACGGCTGTTTCCGATTACGCGGCTTTGGTCCGTGTGGCAGCGGTCATGATCTTTTCCTCCGAGGCCTCTTCGCGACTGAACTCAGCGACGATCCGTCCTTCGCTCAGCACCAAAATGCGGTCGCTCATCGCCAGGATCTCCGGCAATTCCGAAGAGACCATGATCACTCCTATGCCCTGTTCGGCAAACTGATTCATCAAGTGATAGATTTCCGCCTTGGCGCCCACATCCACGCCGCGGGTGGGATCATCGAGAAGAAGGATCGAAGGGGCCGTGGCCATCCATTTGGCTAAAATCACCTTTTGCTGGTTGCCGCCGCTCAACGTCTCGACAGCGCCGGCCAGACTGGGAATTTTGATCCGCAGCTGATCGATATAGCGCTGGGCCATGGCTTTCTCCAGCTTGTGCCGCAGCACCCATCGTTTGACCACCTGACGAAGGGCGGCGATGGAGATATTCCATTGCACCGGCAGCTGCAGGAACAGGCCCTGCGCTTTTCGATCTTCGGTGACCAGGGCTAAACCATACTGGATGGCCTCCTGGGGGGAATGCAGCTCTACAGGGCGTGACCGGACAAAGAGTTTGCCGGCCACTCGCTGCCCCGGACAGGCGCCGAAAAGCGTCATGAGCAGTTCTGTTCGGCCGGAGCCCATGAGTCCGGCGATGCCGAGGATCTCCCCGCTCCGCAGGCTCAGATGGATCTCCTCCAGCAGATTGCGATGGCTCTGAGAGGGATGGCGGACGGTGAGCCCTTGCACACGCAGCAGCTCTTCGCCCAACCGCGCTTTCTCTTTGGGAAACAGATCCGCCAGTTCTCTGCCTACCATCATGCCTACCAATTGTTGCGCCGTGGACTCTTTCACCACACAGGTACCAATATATTTTCCATCGCGCAACACCGTCACCTTATCGGCGATGGCAAAGATCTCTTCCAGTTTGTGCGAGATATAAATGATCGCCACGCCGTTCTGCTGCAACCAACGGATGACCTTGAACAGTTTTTCCACCTCGGTCTCGCTCAACGCTGAAGTCGGTTCGTCCATGATCACCACCTTGGCGTGCAGCGACAGCGCCTTGGCGATTTCGACCAGTTGCTGCTCGCCGACGCGCAGGTCGGCGATGCGCGCATGCACCGGAATGCGCACTTCCAGCTGTTGCAGCTCTGTCTCCGCCGCCTGACGCATGGTTTTATAATCCACCAGACCGAACTTGGTGCGCGGTTCGCGGCCGAGGTAAATGTTCTCCGCCACGGTCATCTGCGGGATCAGATTCAACTCTTGATGAATGATGGCGATGCCCGCCTGTTCCGCGGCGCGGGTGTCGCTGAACTGAACGGAACGACCTTCAATCAGAATCTCGCCGCTGTCCGGCTGATAGACGCCGCTGAGAATTTTCATCAGCGTTGATTTGCCGGCGCCGTTCTCGCCCAGCAGCGCGTGCACTTCTCCCGGCTGCACCTCCATGTGCACCCGGTCCAGCGCCTGAACGCCGGGAAACGACTTGCTGATGTCCTGCATTCTTAAATAGCTATCCATGTACAGGCCCTGTTCAATTAAAAGCGGTTTCAAAATCATTCAGAGAAACGCCAAGCACCGCCAGACTGATTTGGTCCAGCAGGTTGCGGTCACCCCTGAAATGCAGAGTGGCGTGGCGATGCGTGCACGACTCGTTCGGCGCCAGCGCGGCCGCCGGCGAGGAGCTTTCCAGCTCATAGAACGGGCCCATTGGCTTAGCGCCCGGAGAGGCCGGTCCATCGTTGTATGAATTGGCCACATCGCCGGCGTAGGGTTGATCGGTTATTCTCCATTGGCTGTTGACGTAATCGCACGCCTCTTCGGGTAGCGTGAACTGCACCAGCGTCAACACGCCGAGCGCCGAATCATAGCTGCCGAGCACCGGTTTGACGCGGCTGCGCGGCATGCCGATCTTGCTGCGGTACAGGCCATCACCTTTGAAGAATACAGCCTGATCCTTGATGCGCAACCGGTCCGGTGGTATGGCGCCGAAATAATCGGAGACCACCACAGGACCCAGGGACGCCTCCGGTCCTGCGACATAGGGCACAGCGATCACCGTGGTGGGCGAGGGGGTGAACATGCCCAGGATCCAGATGGACACCAGTCCGGTCTCTTTTTTCCACGCCTGCTCGCCGATGTTGGTGATGGTGTTTTCACTTTCAAAGCCCACAGCCGGCAGGCCGGCCGGCAGCCTGACCCGGACCTGCTCTTCAAGTTCCTCACGAGAGAGCAGCCGTACGGTACGCTGCAATTCAAGGGTGAAGACAAAATCAGCGTAATTTCTAATCGACATCCGTTTACTGAAAACCACGGATGTGGGGTTCCGGCGCAGCACAATGAAGCCTTCCTCATTAAAGGGCCTCGGCGTGTACCAGTGCTCCAGATCAAAAGGATCGCCCTTGGCAAAATAGAGACTGTACTGACCGCCCTCCGGACCCATCCAGAACCGGTCTTCGCCGCCAAAAGCATTGATGTGACGATCCGGAATGCCCGAAGCGATCAGCTCGCGGTTGATCCAGCCAAAGCTCTGGCCGGAAGCGCCGGTCGCTGTGCTGGTCATCACCCGGCCCTGAAGATCCGGGGTGACCGCGACCTGTGCCGATGAATCGTCTGAGGACAACACGATGACAGAAGTATACTTGTTCAGAAAAGTCACATCGTCCTGGAACGTCACACTTGGTTTTCTCGTATCCGGCCTGTTGCAGGCCAAGACCAGGGACAGAACCAGAGCGGCGGTGAACCATTGCTGTTTCATAGGAACTCCCGGTTGTTACCCGCTTGTTGAGCGCGTTCGATCCATTCTGAACGCAGAATTCCATAGATCACGAGATCGATATAGTCCCCCCACTTGAAATAGTGCCGGCGCAAACACCCTTCATAGCTCATGCCGAGTTTCTGCATCACACGACCGGAGGCCGGATTGGTCTTGAAATGCCGGGCGAACACGCGCTCCAGCTCCAAGCCGTGAAACGCATGCTCCAGGAGAGCCCCGGCCGCCTCGGTGCAATAGCCGTGGCCCCAATAGGGCATGCCGATCCAATACCCCATCTCTGCGTGGCGGCTCTCCGGGTCAATCTTGAGGCCGATGGCGCCCAACAGAGCGCCGCTGCCCTTCAGGCAGACGGCGTAGACCAGAGCACTTCCCGCCTGCCGTTCCTGTTCCTGGGTTTTGAACCATGATTCAGCCGCGCCGTCCGGATAGGGGTGCGGAATCCCTGCAGTCGTGGCCGCGACCTCGCGGGCGCCGGCCAATCGCTGCACCTCCGCTGCATCGCTGATATGAAACGGACGCAGCATCAATCGTGACGTCGACAACTCGGGCTGCATCAACACGGCGGACTCCATAAGTTGAATTTCATTTTACAAAACCCGGGCGATTAAAGCAACAGAAAATATCCCGGCAGGAAAACAGCGAAGCGGCGTTAGGAATCGAGGCAAAGGACGGCCCGGTGCGGGTGTGGATGAGGGGTCGAACAGAATGAGAATGGACGGCATTTTGAGGCGCCAGGCCAGCCACTGCGCGCTGATGGCGATAAAGTGGTCGCAGCCAGTCCGATGAGAGCACATTCACTCATCCTTGGTTCGCATTCTCAAAGAGGTGATGGGCGCGATCAAGGGCGATCAATCGCACGTTACGTGGGTGATTCGATCGCAGGATCTTTTACAGCTCCAAGCCGCGACGTGCGGTTTCTGTCAGCGCCCGGATCCCCGCACTCCGGGCGAGATCAGCCGGATCTCCCCATGAAAGTAAAAACCCTTCTCATGAATCATTTCATTGGGAAGGGCCTTTAGAGTGTGGAGACGGTGGGAGTTGAACCCACGTCCGAGAAACCAGCCATAGCAGCATCTACATGTTTAGTCTCCTGCTTGTATCTCGACCGCCTCCGTCGCAGGGACCAGGCCAAGACGATCCAGCTCTGTAGTATCTCGCCGGATGCGCCAGAGCGTCACAACCGGCCAGCCTGCTGTATCGACGTTCTTTTCCGCCCCAGCGGGCGCAAACGGAAAGAACGAGGCCGCCTTAGTTAGGCAGCCAGAGCATACGCATAATTGTCTGCGTTTACTTGTTTTCCCAGCTGATTAACGAGGTCACCGGGTTCCTCGACATGCAGCCACTACCACCGTGTAACCCGTCGAAACCAATTTCGTCCCCAAAAGGAACGCTGGAGGGTATAACCTGCTCCAGCATCATGGAAAACGTTTATAGGCCTATTTTTGTTCCACCGGATTCAACAATTTTTGCACCTCCGGCGTGTCGACATTCTCCGGGGTCACGATGGTAACACCGGTGTCGATCCTTTTTTCCACCTGCCCGCCTTTGATCAATGTCACGGCCGCCTGCACGCCCTGATAGCCCATCTGGAAGGGATTCTGCACGATCAAAGCATGGATGACGCCGGCCTTAAGCAGCTTGACCTGATCCGGGGAGGCGTCGAATCCCACCAGTTTTACTTTGCCGGCCAGACCGCGGCTGATCAGCGCTTGAGCGCAGCCGATGGTGCCCGCCTCGCTGGCGGCAAAGATGCCGGCCAGGTCCGGATTGGCGGTTAAAAAATTTTCCGTCACCGCCATTGCGGTGGCCACTTCGCTTTGGGAATACTGCACCGCCACCAATTGCAATCCGGGATATTTGGCCAGCGCGTCCCTGAATCCCTGTTCGCGCATGATGGAGGTGGCGGCGCCGGGCACAATGGGAACGCAGGCGACCTTGCCCGATGCACCCACCAGTTCAGCCAGCTTGTCGGCTGCCATGGCTGCACCGAGAACATTGTCTGTTGCGATGAACGAAGCCGGCAGATCGGATTCAACCCCGCTGTCGATGGTCACCACCGGAATGCCGACTGCCAGCGCTTTTTCAATGCTGGGGATCAGGCCGCGCGTGTCGCAGGCGGCCAGAACGATGGCGTCAACCTTTTTGTTGATGTTGTCTTCCACTATGGCGATCTGCGCCGCGATCTCCAGCTCGCTCTGCGGGCCTTTCCAGATCACGTCCACTTGCAGATCGCTGGCTGCTGCATCGGCGCCTGCTTTCACCTTGAGCCAGAAATTCTGCGTCAATCCCTTTGGGGAAACCAAAACCTGCGGACGCCCCTTTTTCTCCGCCTGACAAGCCAACACCATCAGGCTGGTCCCCAGCACCATCCATCTGAGCCAACGCATGTGCGCTCCTGTTTTCAGCTACGAGTTCTTCGATGTTTACGGTATTGATCGGAAAGCACCGCAAAGATAATAATGGCGCCGATGGCGACCTGCTGCCAGAACGGTGAAATATTGAGCAGGTTGCAGCCGTTGCGCAGCACGCCCATGATCATGGCGCCGATCATGGCGCCGAGAATAGTGCCCTCGCCGCCGGTCAGGCTGGCGCCGCCGATCACGCAGGCGGCGATCACGTCCAGTTCATAGCCCGTGCCGGCGGTGGGCTGTCCGGAGCTCAGACGCGAGGCCAACACGATGCCGGCAAAAGCGCAAAGAACGCCATTGATCGCATAGATCTTGATCAGCATGTTTTTGACGTGGATGCCGGACAATCGGGCAGCCGTTTCGTTGCTGCCGATGGCGAAAATGTGACGGCCGAATGACAGGCGGGTCAATACGAAATGACCGGCCACGGCGATGACGATGGTGAACAGCACCGGCGCCGGTAGGACGTTGAACAGCCGGCCGCCGCCCAAAAAATTAAAAGAAGGCGGCAAACCGAACACCGGCACTCCGCCGGTCAACAGCAACGCAGCGCCGCGGGCGATCCCCATGATGCCGAGCGTGGCGATAAACGGCGGCAGATGACCATAGGCGATCAAGCCTCCGGCTAAACCGCCAAAA from bacterium includes:
- a CDS encoding GNAT family N-acetyltransferase, producing the protein MESAVLMQPELSTSRLMLRPFHISDAAEVQRLAGAREVAATTAGIPHPYPDGAAESWFKTQEQERQAGSALVYAVCLKGSGALLGAIGLKIDPESRHAEMGYWIGMPYWGHGYCTEAAGALLEHAFHGLELERVFARHFKTNPASGRVMQKLGMSYEGCLRRHYFKWGDYIDLVIYGILRSEWIERAQQAGNNREFL
- a CDS encoding sugar ABC transporter ATP-binding protein; its protein translation is MDSYLRMQDISKSFPGVQALDRVHMEVQPGEVHALLGENGAGKSTLMKILSGVYQPDSGEILIEGRSVQFSDTRAAEQAGIAIIHQELNLIPQMTVAENIYLGREPRTKFGLVDYKTMRQAAETELQQLEVRIPVHARIADLRVGEQQLVEIAKALSLHAKVVIMDEPTSALSETEVEKLFKVIRWLQQNGVAIIYISHKLEEIFAIADKVTVLRDGKYIGTCVVKESTAQQLVGMMVGRELADLFPKEKARLGEELLRVQGLTVRHPSQSHRNLLEEIHLSLRSGEILGIAGLMGSGRTELLMTLFGACPGQRVAGKLFVRSRPVELHSPQEAIQYGLALVTEDRKAQGLFLQLPVQWNISIAALRQVVKRWVLRHKLEKAMAQRYIDQLRIKIPSLAGAVETLSGGNQQKVILAKWMATAPSILLLDDPTRGVDVGAKAEIYHLMNQFAEQGIGVIMVSSELPEILAMSDRILVLSEGRIVAEFSREEASEEKIMTAATRTKAA
- a CDS encoding ABC transporter substrate-binding protein, with protein sequence MRWLRWMVLGTSLMVLACQAEKKGRPQVLVSPKGLTQNFWLKVKAGADAAASDLQVDVIWKGPQSELEIAAQIAIVEDNINKKVDAIVLAACDTRGLIPSIEKALAVGIPVVTIDSGVESDLPASFIATDNVLGAAMAADKLAELVGASGKVACVPIVPGAATSIMREQGFRDALAKYPGLQLVAVQYSQSEVATAMAVTENFLTANPDLAGIFAASEAGTIGCAQALISRGLAGKVKLVGFDASPDQVKLLKAGVIHALIVQNPFQMGYQGVQAAVTLIKGGQVEKRIDTGVTIVTPENVDTPEVQKLLNPVEQK
- a CDS encoding ABC transporter permease gives rise to the protein MSLILMAVLLSILSPYFLSVDNLLAIGLQMSVVAIMAVGQMMVIISAGIDLSVGSILGLSGMAVTLLLTSGVGIVPAIVIGLVLGLFFGGLAGGLIAYGHLPPFIATLGIMGIARGAALLLTGGVPVFGLPPSFNFLGGGRLFNVLPAPVLFTIVIAVAGHFVLTRLSFGRHIFAIGSNETAARLSGIHVKNMLIKIYAINGVLCAFAGIVLASRLSSGQPTAGTGYELDVIAACVIGGASLTGGEGTILGAMIGAMIMGVLRNGCNLLNISPFWQQVAIGAIIIFAVLSDQYRKHRRTRS